The segment AGTTGCGGGTTGAGGTTTGCGATTTGGAGCGATTGTTTTGGATGAGGTGTTAGAGTTCAAGAAGCGTTTGCTTTGTGTATAGGTTTTATGAAAACAAGAAGAGCCTGCAGCCATCGCTGCAGGCTCTTCTTGTTGGGTTTGCTTGGGTGGTGTTAGAATGAATCCTTGGCTTTTTTCCAGGCGATCTTGAGTTCTCCTAGAGCCTTGTCCAGTCCGGTTTTAACTTCGCCCCAGGCTTTGCCACCTGAGTCTGCAGCTTTTTTTAGCCGATCTCCGGCATCCTCATAAAGGGTTTGTGCATTATCCAGATATTGCTTGGCTTCCTTGCCAATTTGATCAGGGTTTTTGATTTTAGTCTCGATTTTGGACTTGATGTCCCCCACAGTCTTGGAGATATCCTTGAATTGCAGCCAGTCCAGGCCGAAATGGGGTGAGTTGGCTGCATTCTTCAATTCTGTTCCTGCCTTGAACGTTACGGCCTTGTGAGCTTTGATCTTAAGGGGGGCGCCGGTTTGCGGATTTCGACCTGTTCTGGCTTTGCGCTTGCTTACGCCGAAGGTTCCAAATCCTCGGAACTGTATGCTATTTCCAGATGAGAGCTCTCGGGTGAGAGCTTCAAGCACGGTATCGACTACGATCATGCCCTGACTCGTTGATTCAAGCTCGGCGCGTTGTGCCACCTGTTTGGCGAAATCCTGCTTCTTCATGATATCCTCCCGGCATTGCTTTGGCGTAATTGATCAGATTAGATATTTGTTGAAGAACATAGCTGATTTTATACAGAAGTGACAATGGGGAGGGAATGGAGTTTTTAATGCCATTGTTTTTGCATCGGATGTGAGAGCCTGTAGACCTTCTTTGCTTTTCTGATTTTGTGTTTTGGGTTGGTCGGGCTGACCTCCTTGGCTCTCTTTTGAAATCATGTGGACGAAGTGTCTGTCTGAGGTTGTTTCTCGATTCGTGTTTTGTATCCCCTCGATTTATATTTCCATTTTGTATTGCATTTGATTATAAGCGCTAATCTTTATGGTTGGTAGAGGTTGGCCGATGGTGCTTTTGTTATCAATAAATTTTTGGAGTTTTCGTGCGCAAGTCATTTGTGATGATCTTTTTGCTGTTGTTGGTGGCATCTGCGTCCGTTGCCTCCACTCCACTTGAAACCCTCAAGGCTGAGGCTGCAAAGGGCGTTGGTGGCAATGTGTCTGTTGTGGATGCCGAGCAGGATGAAGAAGGCCTGTTTGTGACCTGCATGAAAGATGGATTTTCCTATCAATTTACAATTTCCAGCGACATGGAATCTGGTGTGCCGGAGGTCAGGAGGCTGAAGGTTGAAGGCAGGCAGGCTGAATTCTTTGATGCAGGCGTCATGGGGGCGAAGGGGTTGCTTGTGCAGTTGGCTTCAGACAGAAGCCTTGTGCTACTGGTTGTTGATGCCAGTATGTCTGGCAAGGGTGTTTCTCTGGAATTTTTGCGGGAAGTTGTAGGGCGAATGAATTTGGATTTGCTTTAGATCAGGCAGTATGCTGCGAAGATCAAGGCTCATTCGTGGTTTCTGATAACACCGGATGAGTCTTTTTCTGCTTGAGCTTCTCGTGGACTATCGAGGAACGTTTTTAGTTGTTAGGCGAGGGGGAAAATTTTCTGGCATTGGTGGTAATTGTTTTTATAATGATTGATATTGTCAAACGACCTGAATTAAGAGATATTTAGTGTGCTTTGCAATGTATTATAAGTCCTGAAATCATCATCTTTTGAGAGGGGGGCCAGGCTGTCTGTCTGGTCAGAGTGTGTATGAAAGGATCCCAGTTCAGGCAGGTCGTCATCGTTGTGGTGCCCTTGTTGGTACTACTCGCCTTAGGACTTTTCTTTTTATACTCGGTCAATGGTCAGCATTCGCAAGCCATTATTTCTGAGCGCTCCAAAAGTAATGTGTGTGTCGCGAAGCAGATGTTGCGCATGGAGCTGGCATCGGTTGTTTCTGACCTCCAGTTTTTGGCTGGAGTTCATGAAGCCGAGGCGGTCATGACTGGGGAGTTATTAAAAAGTGAATACCAGAGTCTGGTACTTTTTACGGACAAGAAGAAGGTATACGACCAGATTCGCTATCTGGATATCACAGGTATGGAGGTTTTTCGCATCAACTATAATGCCGGTAATCCGTCTGTAGTTTCTGCAAATAAACTTCAGTTCAAGGGCTCCAAATATTATGTCGCAGAGGGCATGAAGCTCTTGAACGGTGACATCTATATTTCCCCATTTGATTTGAATATGGAAAGGGGTGCCATAGAGCTTCCCCACAAACCCATGATTCGTTTTGTTACCCCGGTTTTTGACAATAGCAATACGCGGCGGGGGTTGGTTGTTCTCAACTTCCTCGGGAAACGGCTGTTGGATGTGATCAGTGAAGTTTCAAGCAGTGACGTCGACCGTGTGATGCTTTTGAATGAGCAGGGCTACTGGCTCAAGGGGCTGGATGAGGCCGACGAATGGGGCTTCATGTTTAAGGATCGGTTGGACAGGACTTTCCAGTCCCGGAATCCCGAGGCCTGGCAGCAAATTTCCTCCAACGAGAACGGCCAGTTCATGAGCGATGCGGGGCTGTATACCTTCGACACCATTCATCTGGCGGATGTTATTGTCGGCAGTAAGGGGCAGAAACTGGAACATGAGGCTGACAGTTGGAAGATTGTTTCGCTGGTTCCGGACGATGTATTTAATGCAAACCAACGGCAGTATGCGAGTCGCCTGGCCATGGTTGGCGGTCCCGGGGCGTTTTTCCTGATTGCCCTCTCGATGCTGATGGCGCATTTTTGCCAGAAAAGTCGGCGGGCCGAGCTTTCCATTATCAAGAATAACGCGTCGTTTGCCCGCTTTGTCCCGCAGGAATTTTTGCGCTTGGTGGGCAAGGGAAGTTTGCACGATGTGGAATTATCTACCAGTGTGCAGCGTGAAGTGGCCGTGCTTTTTTCGGACATCCGTTCGTATACGACGCTGTCTGAAGGGATGACGTCTGAGGAAGTGTTCAGCTTCCTGAACGATTATTTTGTATTTGTCTCCAAGCCCGTGAGAGCCAACGAAGGCTTCATTGATATTTTTATCGGCGATGCGCTGATGGCGCTTTTCCCTCGATCTCCCGAAGACGCACTGCGCTCTGCCGTGAGCATGCGTTATGATTTGCGGGAATTCAATGACAGTCGGCGTAAAACCGGTATGCCCCCTGTGCACTGTGGGTATGGATTGCACTTTGGCGAGGTTACTTTGGGTACCCTTGGTACTCAGGAGCGTATGCAGACAACGGCTATTGGTGATACGGTCAATCTGGCGTCTCGCATCGAGTCCGTGACCAAGACGTTCAAGGTGGAGATTGTTGTCTCGGACAGTGTCTACGCTCGCCTGCCTGATCCCAGTGAGTTTCTGCTGCGTGAGATTGATACCGTACGCGTTAAGGGCAAGCACGAGCCTGTGACCCTGTATGAATGCTTTGATGCGGATCCCGAGGATATTGCCAAAGGTAAGGTTGCAACAATGCCCCTGTTGGCAGAAGCCATAGGGCATTACAAGGCCGGTGAATTCGATTTGGCTTTGGATAAATTTACAGCCTGTGCCGAAGCCTGCCCGACGGATAGCATCCCGCCAATTTATCTGAAACGGTGCAACACCATGAAGCGTATTCCCCCCGGTGAGGGATGGACAGGAGTGAGTACGTTATAATCGAGTGTAAAGAGGGGGACATGTAGATGGCATTTATCGAATGGACCGATAAGAATAAGGTCAACATCGAGGAAGTGGACGACCAGCATAGGCAGCTCTTTGCAATACTTAACCGGCTGCATAGCTCAGTGGTTGAGGGGAAAGAGCAGGGGGAGTTGTTTTCAATTCTTGATGAGCTGATCGAGTACACGGTTTATCATTTTCAAACCGAAGAGAAGCTATATATTGAACATGCTTTTCCCGGATATGAAGATCACAAATTCGAGCATGACAAGTTGACGGGAACCGCCGTGGAGCTGCAGACCAAGCTACGCAACGGGAGCGCGACATTATCCTTTGAATTGCTGGATTTCCTGCATGATTGGCTTATGGATCATACGCTGGGATTGGATCAGGAAATGGGGCCTTTCATGAATGAACGGGGTGTATTTTAAGCCTTTTGGTTGGCGAGCAGTTGTGTACTCTCCGACTTAGTGACTTCCGGTGTCTGTTTTGCAGAGACCCGAGGCTTCTTTACTCTGGATCCGGGAACCGGGTGCGGCGTACTGAGGAGATGAGCCTCATTTGATCTGCTGTTTTTGTAAAGGGCTCATGATAAGATAAAGGGGTGCGGTGCCTGGGGGGCGCCGCTTTTTTTATGCCGTTGGTTCTGCTTGGGCTACCAGCTGAAGTAGTTGGTGTTAAATATTTATAAAACTTCATAAGTTATTGAAACTTATTTATACCTTGAGTCGTCTTGTAGATATAACCAGCACGCATTTACGAGGGGATTTGCATGTACACCATCGAAGCCAGACTGTACCAGAAGATCATGAACGACCAGGCCGCCCAGACCGAGCTGCTTGATGCGGGAAATGATCAGGAGCGCATGGAAGTGATCGTACGTCAGGGGAAGAACCATGGCCTGCACGTGACACCGGATTCCGTTCATACTTTTTTAAAGGATAAAATGAATACTGAACTTTCTGACGATCAATTGGACATGGTTGTCGGTGGCAAGGGAGAGCCCGCCAGTCCAAATGATGTAATTCATGGCAATCAATTTTTGGATCTCTTCGGGTTTACGCTCGATGACAATTTCGATGGTGGAGAGGGGAATGATTACATCTCCGGTGGCTGGGGCAACGATACCCTGGCTGGCGGAACTGGGAATGATACCCTCTACGGGGGCACGGGCGACGATGTCATGCGCGGTGGTGAAGGCCACGATTACATGAATGGAGGCCAAGGCAACGACAGCATGACCGGGGGGCAGGGCAACGACACGATGGTTGGTGGCGATGGTCATGATGAGATGTATGGCGGTACCGGTAACGACAATATGGCTGGAGATTCCGGCAACGATACCATGTACGGTGGTGCCAATTCCGATACCATGGACGGTGGCTCCGGCAATGACATCATGTATGGCGGCAGTGGCAACGACTCCATGGAAGGCGGCTTGGGCGATGACTTGTTGCGTGGCGAGGAAGGTGACGACACTCTGCGGGGGGGCTACGGCCAAGATACGCTTTACGGTGGTGCTGGCAACGATCTGCTGTCTGGTGGGCTGGGGAGCAATAATCTGTACGGCGGTGAAGGTAACGATACCCTGCTTGGTGGTACGGCAAGTACTTACATGGACGGCGGCACAGGTAATGACCTGTTGGTGGGGCATACGGGCAGTGATGGTATGTATGGGGGCGACGGCCACGATACCATGTATGGTGGCGCGGGTAATGACGGAATGCTTGGCGAAGCAGGCAATGACTACATGAGGGGCGACTCCGGAAATGACAACATGCATGGTGGATCAGGCAACGACACCATGTTTGGCGGCACTGGTGATGATCTTCTGTCCGGTGGCGAAGGCAACGACGTCCTTCATGGTGGCGCTGGAACCGACACCCTGTACGGCGGAGCCGGTAACGACACCCTCTGGGCCGATAGCGGAGGGGGGGATGATGTCCTGATTGGCGGCAGCGGAGCTGACGTCTTTGTCATCGGCGAATCCGACGGAAACGTCACCATTGCAGATTTTAACCCGGAAGAGGACAAGCTCGGCCTGACCAACGTTCCGGCCAATGGGCTGGTGGACATGGACGTGACAAACGAAAACGGTAATACCATCATCAAGTATGGCGATACCACCGTGACTCTGGAAGGGGTCACTCTGAGCGGCTACCAGGTCTGGGACATCCTCGACACCAAGTAGGCCTTTGGTGCCCGTGTGATGATTGCCGGGGCGATGTGTCTTTTTAAGGGTTTCAGCTTGAGGTTGGAGCCCTTTTGTTTTGGGACGTACAGGGAGTTCAAATGATTCTGTTGTCTGTCATGCTCCTCCAGTGACGAAGGTGGAGGATTACCCCTCCGGCATTGACGCCCCGTGCTTGCAGGCGATAGAGTCCGCCCGTCCTTGATCCGAGGCGCGTGATTCTGGCGACCCGGCCCGTAACCGACGAATTCCAGAGAGATCGACCAAGACGCACCATGCTGTTCAATTCCTATATCTTCATCTTTTTGTTTCTGCCCATCACCTTTGCCGTATATTTCCTGCTCGGTGGCAATCGGCATGCGCAGACCGCCAAGGCATGGCTCGTGGTTGCCTCGCTGTTCTTTTACGGTTGGTGGAATCCGTCCTACCTCGGACTCATCCTCGGTTCCCTGCTCTTCAACTTCACGGCAGGATCGATCCTGACGCGGGGCAGGGGGGTGGCTGGCCTTTCCTGCAAGGCGTTCATGCTTGTGGCCGTGGCTGCGAACATCGCTTTGCTAGGCTATTTCAAGTATACGGACTTTCTCATCGCCAACAGCAATCAACTGCTGGGCACGAGCATTCCGCTCCAGAACATCGTGCTGCCCCTGGCACTGAGCTTTTTCACCTTCCAGCAGATCGCTTACATTGTGGACAGCCACCGTGGGTTGACACGGGAATACGATTTCTTGAACTACGCCCTGTTCGTGACTTTCTTTCCGCAACTCATTGCCGGGCCCATCGTTCACCATTCCGAAATGATGCCTCAGTTCTCCAAAGCACGGAACATGGTGCTGAGTCAGCGCAACATCGCCGCCGGGTTGTTTCTGTTCGCTATCGGTCTGTTCAAAAAGACCGTCCTTGCCGACACGTTTGGCGTGTGGAGCACCTTTGGGT is part of the Desulfovibrio ferrophilus genome and harbors:
- a CDS encoding adenylate/guanylate cyclase domain-containing protein is translated as MKGSQFRQVVIVVVPLLVLLALGLFFLYSVNGQHSQAIISERSKSNVCVAKQMLRMELASVVSDLQFLAGVHEAEAVMTGELLKSEYQSLVLFTDKKKVYDQIRYLDITGMEVFRINYNAGNPSVVSANKLQFKGSKYYVAEGMKLLNGDIYISPFDLNMERGAIELPHKPMIRFVTPVFDNSNTRRGLVVLNFLGKRLLDVISEVSSSDVDRVMLLNEQGYWLKGLDEADEWGFMFKDRLDRTFQSRNPEAWQQISSNENGQFMSDAGLYTFDTIHLADVIVGSKGQKLEHEADSWKIVSLVPDDVFNANQRQYASRLAMVGGPGAFFLIALSMLMAHFCQKSRRAELSIIKNNASFARFVPQEFLRLVGKGSLHDVELSTSVQREVAVLFSDIRSYTTLSEGMTSEEVFSFLNDYFVFVSKPVRANEGFIDIFIGDALMALFPRSPEDALRSAVSMRYDLREFNDSRRKTGMPPVHCGYGLHFGEVTLGTLGTQERMQTTAIGDTVNLASRIESVTKTFKVEIVVSDSVYARLPDPSEFLLREIDTVRVKGKHEPVTLYECFDADPEDIAKGKVATMPLLAEAIGHYKAGEFDLALDKFTACAEACPTDSIPPIYLKRCNTMKRIPPGEGWTGVSTL
- a CDS encoding bacteriohemerythrin, with protein sequence MAFIEWTDKNKVNIEEVDDQHRQLFAILNRLHSSVVEGKEQGELFSILDELIEYTVYHFQTEEKLYIEHAFPGYEDHKFEHDKLTGTAVELQTKLRNGSATLSFELLDFLHDWLMDHTLGLDQEMGPFMNERGVF
- a CDS encoding calcium-binding protein produces the protein MYTIEARLYQKIMNDQAAQTELLDAGNDQERMEVIVRQGKNHGLHVTPDSVHTFLKDKMNTELSDDQLDMVVGGKGEPASPNDVIHGNQFLDLFGFTLDDNFDGGEGNDYISGGWGNDTLAGGTGNDTLYGGTGDDVMRGGEGHDYMNGGQGNDSMTGGQGNDTMVGGDGHDEMYGGTGNDNMAGDSGNDTMYGGANSDTMDGGSGNDIMYGGSGNDSMEGGLGDDLLRGEEGDDTLRGGYGQDTLYGGAGNDLLSGGLGSNNLYGGEGNDTLLGGTASTYMDGGTGNDLLVGHTGSDGMYGGDGHDTMYGGAGNDGMLGEAGNDYMRGDSGNDNMHGGSGNDTMFGGTGDDLLSGGEGNDVLHGGAGTDTLYGGAGNDTLWADSGGGDDVLIGGSGADVFVIGESDGNVTIADFNPEEDKLGLTNVPANGLVDMDVTNENGNTIIKYGDTTVTLEGVTLSGYQVWDILDTK
- a CDS encoding HU family DNA-binding protein gives rise to the protein MKKQDFAKQVAQRAELESTSQGMIVVDTVLEALTRELSSGNSIQFRGFGTFGVSKRKARTGRNPQTGAPLKIKAHKAVTFKAGTELKNAANSPHFGLDWLQFKDISKTVGDIKSKIETKIKNPDQIGKEAKQYLDNAQTLYEDAGDRLKKAADSGGKAWGEVKTGLDKALGELKIAWKKAKDSF